A single Saccopteryx bilineata isolate mSacBil1 chromosome 11, mSacBil1_pri_phased_curated, whole genome shotgun sequence DNA region contains:
- the CXXC1 gene encoding CXXC-type zinc finger protein 1 isoform X2 — protein sequence MEGDGSDPEPPDAGEDSKSENGENAPIYCICRKPDINCFMIGCDNCNEWFHGDCIRITEKMAKAIREWYCRECREKDPKLEIRYRHKKSRERDSNERDGSEPRDEGGGRKRPTPDPDLQRRAGSGTGVGTMLARGSASPHKSSPQPLVATPSQHHQQQQQQQQQQQQIKRSARMCGECEACRRTEDCGHCDFCRDMKKFGGPNKIRQKCRLRQCQLRARESYKYFPSSLSPVTPSESLPRPRRPLPTQQQPQPSQKLGRIREDEGAVASSVVKEPPEATATPEPLSDEDLPLDPDLYQDFCAGAFDDHGLPWMSDTEESPFMDPALRKRAVKVKHVKRREKKSEKKEERYKRHRQKQKHKDKWKHPERADVKDPASLPQCLGPGCVRPAQPGSKYCSDDCGMKLAANRIYEILPQRIQQWQQSPCIAEEHGKKLLERIRREQQSARTRLQEMERRFHELEAIIARAKQQAVREDEESNEGDSDDTDLQIFCVSCGHPINPRVALRHMERCYAKYESQTSFGSMYPTRIEGATRLFCDVYNPQSKTYCKRLQVLCPEHSRDPKVPADEVCGCPLVRDVFELTGEFCRLPKRQCNRHYCWEKLRRAEVDLERVRVWYKLDELFEQERNVRTAMTNRAGLLALMLHQTIQHDPLTTDLRSSADR from the exons ATG GAGGGGGATGGTTCAGACCCAGAGCCTCCAGATGCTGGGGAGGACAGCAAGTCGGAGAATGGGGAGAATGCGCCCATCTACTGCATCTGCCGCAAACCAGACATCAATTGCTTCATGAT CGGGTGTGACAACTGCAATGAGTGGTTCCATGGGGACTGCATCCGGATCACTGAGAAGATGGCCAAGGCCATCCGGGAGTGGTACTGTCGGGAGTGCCGAG AGAAAGACCCCAAGTTGGAGATTCGTTATCGGCACAAGAAGTCACGGGAACGGGACAGCAATGAGCGAGACGGCAGTGAGCCCCGGGATGAGGGTGGAGGGCGCAAGAGGCCTACCCCGGATCCAGACCTGCAGCGCCGGGCGGGGTCAGGGACAGGGGTTGGGACCATGCTTGCTCGGGGCTCTGCTTCGCCCCACAAATCCTCTCCACAGCCCTTGGTGGCCACACCCAGCCAG catcaccagcagcagcagcaacagcagcagcagcaacagcagatcAAACGGTCAGCGCGCATGTGTGGCGAGTGTGAGGCCTGTCGGCGCACTGAAGACTGTGGCCACTGTGACTTCTGCCGGGACATGAAGAAGTTTGGGGGCCCCAACAAGATTCGGCAGAAGTGCCGGCTGCGTCAGTGCCAGCTGCGGGCCCGG GAATCGTACAAGTACTTCCCTTCCTCG CTCTCGCCAGTGACGCCCTCAGAGTCCTTGCCAAGGCCTCGCCGGCCGCTGCCCACCCAGCAGCAGCCACAGCCGTCACAGAAGCTGGGACGCATCCGTGAGGACGAGGGGGCAGTGGCATCATCAGTAGTCAAGGAGCCACCTGAGGCTACGGCCACACCTGAGCCACTCTCCGATGAGGACCTACCACTGGACCCTGACTTGTACCAGGACTTCTGTGCAGGGGCCTTTGATGACCATGGCCTG CCCTGGATGAGCGACACAGAGGAGTCCCCATTCATGGACCCTGCGCTCCGGAAGAGGGCAGTGAAAGTGAAGCACGTAAAACGCCGAGAGAAGAAATCTGAGAAGAAG GAGGAGAGATACAAGCGGCATCGGCAGAAGCAGAAGCACAAGGACAAATGGAAACACCCAGAACGAGCCGATGTCAAGGATCCTGCATCGCTACCGCAGTGCCTGGGGCCTGGCTGTGTGCGCCCTGCACAGCCCGGCTCCAAGTATTGCTCAGACGACTGTGGCATGAAGCTGGCAGCCAA CCGCATCTACGAGATCCTCCCCCAGCGCATCCAGCAGTGGCAGCAGAGCCCCTGCATTGCTGAGGAGCACGGCAAGAAGCTTCTTGAACGTATTCGCCGTGAGCAGCAGAGCGCCCGCACCCGCCTTCAGGAAATGGAGCGCCGATTCCATGAGCTTGAGGCCATCATTGCACGCGCCAAGCAACAGGCTGTGCGGGAGGATGAGGAG AGCAATGAGGGTGACAGTGATGACACGGACCTGCAGATCTTCTGCGTCTCCTGTGGGCACCCCATCAACCCACGTGTTGCCTTGCGCCACATGGAGCGCTGCTATGCCAAG TATGAAAGCCAGACGTCCTTTGGGTCCATGTACCCTACACGCATTGAAGG GGCCACACGACTCTTCTGTGACGTCTACAATCCTCAGAGCAAGACATACTGTAAGCGGCTCCAGGTGCTGTGCCCAGAGCACTCACGGGACCCCAAA GTGCCAGCCGACGAGGTATGCGGGTGCCCCCTTGTACGTGATGTCTTTGAGCTCACAGGTGAATTCTGCCGCCTGCCCAAGCGCCAGTGCAACCGCCATTATTGCTGGGAGAAGTTGCGGCGTGCTGAAGTGGACCTGGAGCGAGTGCGCGTG TGGTACAAGCTGGATGAACTGTTTGAGCAGGAGCGTAACGTACGCACAGCCATGACAAACCGGGCAGGATTACTGGCCCTGATGCTGCACCAAACCATCCAGCACGACCCCCTCACTACCGACCTGCGCTCCAGTGCTGACCGCTGA
- the CXXC1 gene encoding CXXC-type zinc finger protein 1 isoform X3 produces MEGDGSDPEPPDAGEDSKSENGENAPIYCICRKPDINCFMIGCDNCNEWFHGDCIRITEKMAKAIREWYCRECREKDPKLEIRYRHKKSRERDSNERDGSEPRDEGGGRKRPTPDPDLQRRAGSGTGVGTMLARGSASPHKSSPQPLVATPSQHHQQQQQQQQQQQQIKRSARMCGECEACRRTEDCGHCDFCRDMKKFGGPNKIRQKCRLRQCQLRARLSPVTPSESLPRPRRPLPTQQQPQPSQKLGRIREDEGAVASSVVKEPPEATATPEPLSDEDLPLDPDLYQDFCAGAFDDHGLPWMSDTEESPFMDPALRKRAVKVKHVKRREKKSEKKKEERYKRHRQKQKHKDKWKHPERADVKDPASLPQCLGPGCVRPAQPGSKYCSDDCGMKLAANRIYEILPQRIQQWQQSPCIAEEHGKKLLERIRREQQSARTRLQEMERRFHELEAIIARAKQQAVREDEESNEGDSDDTDLQIFCVSCGHPINPRVALRHMERCYAKYESQTSFGSMYPTRIEGATRLFCDVYNPQSKTYCKRLQVLCPEHSRDPKVPADEVCGCPLVRDVFELTGEFCRLPKRQCNRHYCWEKLRRAEVDLERVRVWYKLDELFEQERNVRTAMTNRAGLLALMLHQTIQHDPLTTDLRSSADR; encoded by the exons ATG GAGGGGGATGGTTCAGACCCAGAGCCTCCAGATGCTGGGGAGGACAGCAAGTCGGAGAATGGGGAGAATGCGCCCATCTACTGCATCTGCCGCAAACCAGACATCAATTGCTTCATGAT CGGGTGTGACAACTGCAATGAGTGGTTCCATGGGGACTGCATCCGGATCACTGAGAAGATGGCCAAGGCCATCCGGGAGTGGTACTGTCGGGAGTGCCGAG AGAAAGACCCCAAGTTGGAGATTCGTTATCGGCACAAGAAGTCACGGGAACGGGACAGCAATGAGCGAGACGGCAGTGAGCCCCGGGATGAGGGTGGAGGGCGCAAGAGGCCTACCCCGGATCCAGACCTGCAGCGCCGGGCGGGGTCAGGGACAGGGGTTGGGACCATGCTTGCTCGGGGCTCTGCTTCGCCCCACAAATCCTCTCCACAGCCCTTGGTGGCCACACCCAGCCAG catcaccagcagcagcagcaacagcagcagcagcaacagcagatcAAACGGTCAGCGCGCATGTGTGGCGAGTGTGAGGCCTGTCGGCGCACTGAAGACTGTGGCCACTGTGACTTCTGCCGGGACATGAAGAAGTTTGGGGGCCCCAACAAGATTCGGCAGAAGTGCCGGCTGCGTCAGTGCCAGCTGCGGGCCCGG CTCTCGCCAGTGACGCCCTCAGAGTCCTTGCCAAGGCCTCGCCGGCCGCTGCCCACCCAGCAGCAGCCACAGCCGTCACAGAAGCTGGGACGCATCCGTGAGGACGAGGGGGCAGTGGCATCATCAGTAGTCAAGGAGCCACCTGAGGCTACGGCCACACCTGAGCCACTCTCCGATGAGGACCTACCACTGGACCCTGACTTGTACCAGGACTTCTGTGCAGGGGCCTTTGATGACCATGGCCTG CCCTGGATGAGCGACACAGAGGAGTCCCCATTCATGGACCCTGCGCTCCGGAAGAGGGCAGTGAAAGTGAAGCACGTAAAACGCCGAGAGAAGAAATCTGAGAAGAAG AAGGAGGAGAGATACAAGCGGCATCGGCAGAAGCAGAAGCACAAGGACAAATGGAAACACCCAGAACGAGCCGATGTCAAGGATCCTGCATCGCTACCGCAGTGCCTGGGGCCTGGCTGTGTGCGCCCTGCACAGCCCGGCTCCAAGTATTGCTCAGACGACTGTGGCATGAAGCTGGCAGCCAA CCGCATCTACGAGATCCTCCCCCAGCGCATCCAGCAGTGGCAGCAGAGCCCCTGCATTGCTGAGGAGCACGGCAAGAAGCTTCTTGAACGTATTCGCCGTGAGCAGCAGAGCGCCCGCACCCGCCTTCAGGAAATGGAGCGCCGATTCCATGAGCTTGAGGCCATCATTGCACGCGCCAAGCAACAGGCTGTGCGGGAGGATGAGGAG AGCAATGAGGGTGACAGTGATGACACGGACCTGCAGATCTTCTGCGTCTCCTGTGGGCACCCCATCAACCCACGTGTTGCCTTGCGCCACATGGAGCGCTGCTATGCCAAG TATGAAAGCCAGACGTCCTTTGGGTCCATGTACCCTACACGCATTGAAGG GGCCACACGACTCTTCTGTGACGTCTACAATCCTCAGAGCAAGACATACTGTAAGCGGCTCCAGGTGCTGTGCCCAGAGCACTCACGGGACCCCAAA GTGCCAGCCGACGAGGTATGCGGGTGCCCCCTTGTACGTGATGTCTTTGAGCTCACAGGTGAATTCTGCCGCCTGCCCAAGCGCCAGTGCAACCGCCATTATTGCTGGGAGAAGTTGCGGCGTGCTGAAGTGGACCTGGAGCGAGTGCGCGTG TGGTACAAGCTGGATGAACTGTTTGAGCAGGAGCGTAACGTACGCACAGCCATGACAAACCGGGCAGGATTACTGGCCCTGATGCTGCACCAAACCATCCAGCACGACCCCCTCACTACCGACCTGCGCTCCAGTGCTGACCGCTGA
- the CXXC1 gene encoding CXXC-type zinc finger protein 1 isoform X1, with the protein MEGDGSDPEPPDAGEDSKSENGENAPIYCICRKPDINCFMIGCDNCNEWFHGDCIRITEKMAKAIREWYCRECREKDPKLEIRYRHKKSRERDSNERDGSEPRDEGGGRKRPTPDPDLQRRAGSGTGVGTMLARGSASPHKSSPQPLVATPSQHHQQQQQQQQQQQQIKRSARMCGECEACRRTEDCGHCDFCRDMKKFGGPNKIRQKCRLRQCQLRARESYKYFPSSLSPVTPSESLPRPRRPLPTQQQPQPSQKLGRIREDEGAVASSVVKEPPEATATPEPLSDEDLPLDPDLYQDFCAGAFDDHGLPWMSDTEESPFMDPALRKRAVKVKHVKRREKKSEKKKEERYKRHRQKQKHKDKWKHPERADVKDPASLPQCLGPGCVRPAQPGSKYCSDDCGMKLAANRIYEILPQRIQQWQQSPCIAEEHGKKLLERIRREQQSARTRLQEMERRFHELEAIIARAKQQAVREDEESNEGDSDDTDLQIFCVSCGHPINPRVALRHMERCYAKYESQTSFGSMYPTRIEGATRLFCDVYNPQSKTYCKRLQVLCPEHSRDPKVPADEVCGCPLVRDVFELTGEFCRLPKRQCNRHYCWEKLRRAEVDLERVRVWYKLDELFEQERNVRTAMTNRAGLLALMLHQTIQHDPLTTDLRSSADR; encoded by the exons ATG GAGGGGGATGGTTCAGACCCAGAGCCTCCAGATGCTGGGGAGGACAGCAAGTCGGAGAATGGGGAGAATGCGCCCATCTACTGCATCTGCCGCAAACCAGACATCAATTGCTTCATGAT CGGGTGTGACAACTGCAATGAGTGGTTCCATGGGGACTGCATCCGGATCACTGAGAAGATGGCCAAGGCCATCCGGGAGTGGTACTGTCGGGAGTGCCGAG AGAAAGACCCCAAGTTGGAGATTCGTTATCGGCACAAGAAGTCACGGGAACGGGACAGCAATGAGCGAGACGGCAGTGAGCCCCGGGATGAGGGTGGAGGGCGCAAGAGGCCTACCCCGGATCCAGACCTGCAGCGCCGGGCGGGGTCAGGGACAGGGGTTGGGACCATGCTTGCTCGGGGCTCTGCTTCGCCCCACAAATCCTCTCCACAGCCCTTGGTGGCCACACCCAGCCAG catcaccagcagcagcagcaacagcagcagcagcaacagcagatcAAACGGTCAGCGCGCATGTGTGGCGAGTGTGAGGCCTGTCGGCGCACTGAAGACTGTGGCCACTGTGACTTCTGCCGGGACATGAAGAAGTTTGGGGGCCCCAACAAGATTCGGCAGAAGTGCCGGCTGCGTCAGTGCCAGCTGCGGGCCCGG GAATCGTACAAGTACTTCCCTTCCTCG CTCTCGCCAGTGACGCCCTCAGAGTCCTTGCCAAGGCCTCGCCGGCCGCTGCCCACCCAGCAGCAGCCACAGCCGTCACAGAAGCTGGGACGCATCCGTGAGGACGAGGGGGCAGTGGCATCATCAGTAGTCAAGGAGCCACCTGAGGCTACGGCCACACCTGAGCCACTCTCCGATGAGGACCTACCACTGGACCCTGACTTGTACCAGGACTTCTGTGCAGGGGCCTTTGATGACCATGGCCTG CCCTGGATGAGCGACACAGAGGAGTCCCCATTCATGGACCCTGCGCTCCGGAAGAGGGCAGTGAAAGTGAAGCACGTAAAACGCCGAGAGAAGAAATCTGAGAAGAAG AAGGAGGAGAGATACAAGCGGCATCGGCAGAAGCAGAAGCACAAGGACAAATGGAAACACCCAGAACGAGCCGATGTCAAGGATCCTGCATCGCTACCGCAGTGCCTGGGGCCTGGCTGTGTGCGCCCTGCACAGCCCGGCTCCAAGTATTGCTCAGACGACTGTGGCATGAAGCTGGCAGCCAA CCGCATCTACGAGATCCTCCCCCAGCGCATCCAGCAGTGGCAGCAGAGCCCCTGCATTGCTGAGGAGCACGGCAAGAAGCTTCTTGAACGTATTCGCCGTGAGCAGCAGAGCGCCCGCACCCGCCTTCAGGAAATGGAGCGCCGATTCCATGAGCTTGAGGCCATCATTGCACGCGCCAAGCAACAGGCTGTGCGGGAGGATGAGGAG AGCAATGAGGGTGACAGTGATGACACGGACCTGCAGATCTTCTGCGTCTCCTGTGGGCACCCCATCAACCCACGTGTTGCCTTGCGCCACATGGAGCGCTGCTATGCCAAG TATGAAAGCCAGACGTCCTTTGGGTCCATGTACCCTACACGCATTGAAGG GGCCACACGACTCTTCTGTGACGTCTACAATCCTCAGAGCAAGACATACTGTAAGCGGCTCCAGGTGCTGTGCCCAGAGCACTCACGGGACCCCAAA GTGCCAGCCGACGAGGTATGCGGGTGCCCCCTTGTACGTGATGTCTTTGAGCTCACAGGTGAATTCTGCCGCCTGCCCAAGCGCCAGTGCAACCGCCATTATTGCTGGGAGAAGTTGCGGCGTGCTGAAGTGGACCTGGAGCGAGTGCGCGTG TGGTACAAGCTGGATGAACTGTTTGAGCAGGAGCGTAACGTACGCACAGCCATGACAAACCGGGCAGGATTACTGGCCCTGATGCTGCACCAAACCATCCAGCACGACCCCCTCACTACCGACCTGCGCTCCAGTGCTGACCGCTGA